From Huiozyma naganishii CBS 8797 chromosome 11, complete genome, a single genomic window includes:
- the KNAG0K01210 gene encoding uncharacterized protein (similar to Saccharomyces cerevisiae RPN4 (YDL020C); ancestral locus Anc_3.173) produces MSSVNNSYRFDVEPLLLQSFPLAKRRVTLSMAKFDDVTAISNVKSSPPSSASISAFIELREQRNQRTALTPQRSRTFHVSKLSSYNKLGSSASKYSSSREKNPFKEYADVFTLPLDQQLNLSMDCLSDQANYTTNKSVAFDTGEICPLSAIPLENSGMFQYENNDSIEKYSSPVPDPPVQLPSQRPKKTFTCHLMDPDGGRLCGAQFAKNNKLKHHQQIVHARIKPAFSCLECIESLGAKGAKKSFSRPDALTRHVKTQHPDITPERKQEIAEYSRRNIAYLAV; encoded by the coding sequence ATGTCCTCGGTGAACAATTCGTACCGTTTCGATGTTGAACCCCTGCTTTTACAGTCTTTCCCACTAGCAAAGAGGCGTGTTACGCTCTCCATGGCGAAATTCGATGACGTAACAGCAATATCAAACGTGAAGTCTTCGCCACCCTCTTCAGCATCCATAAGCGCATTTATAGAGCTTCGGGAACAGAGGAATCAAAGAACCGCTCTGACCCCCCAACGATCCAGAACTTTCCATGTGTCGAAGCTTTCTTCGTACAACAAACTGGGGTCTAGTGCATCAAAGTACAGTTCCTCCCGGGAAAAGAATCCGTTTAAAGAGTACGCAGACGTGTTTACGTTACCATTGGATCAGCAATTGAATCTCAGTATGGACTGTTTGAGCGACCAGGCCAATTATACTACGAACAAGTCGGTTGCATTCGATACTGGAGAAATATGTCCTCTTTCCGCAATCCCGTTGGAGAACTCAGGGATGTTCCAATACGAGAATAACGATTCTATAGAGAAATACAGTTCTCCAGTACCTGACCCGCCTGTACAACTACCGTCGCAACGCCcaaagaaaacttttaCATGCCACCTGATGGACCCTGATGGGGGGAGGTTATGTGGAGCCCAGTTTGCGAAAAACAATAAGTTGAAACACCATCAGCAAATAGTACATGCGAGAATAAAGCCTGCATTCAGTTGTCTTGAATGCATAGAGTCCCTCGGTGCAAAGGGTGCCAAAAAATCGTTTTCAAGGCCAGACGCACTCACGCGGCATGTCAAGACGCAGCATCCTGACATAACCCCTGAGAGGAAGCAAGAGATTGCAGAGTACAGCCGCCGCAACATCGCATATCTGGCAGTATAA
- the THI20 gene encoding trifunctional hydroxymethylpyrimidine kinase/phosphomethylpyrimidine kinase/thiaminase (similar to Saccharomyces cerevisiae THI20 (YOL055C); ancestral locus Anc_3.174) — MSFSKIVVNTPPPYLSLSKDEHLPVVMTVAGSDCSGGAGVEADVKTISAHRCYAMTCVAALTIQTPLAVYGIQDTPGKVVSQILDVNLKDMKCDVIKTGMLTVDVIHALSEKLQSIPDAQRPKLVVDPVLVATVGSALASEDVVTVIKKDLTPMADIITPNIPECFKLVGKTCKIEKLEDVFQLAKDVSKECNCANVLVKGGHIPWSGSEDRYITDVLLVGAEKKFIVFKGHFTETTHTHGTGCTLASAIASNVARGYSIPQSVYGAIEYVQNAVSIGCEVAQDHVKSNGPINHVYAVGIPLERMVEDECFSAHEIVVNGNNGKVNPQITNDLPLMKKDFTSYLENHPKVKPHWESYVNHEFVKKIADGTLKRSKFQFFIEQDYAYLVDYARVHCIAASKAPLLSDMEKELTIVGGVKKEMVHHKERLKSDFGVKDDSYFDHIKRGPALKTYSRYFADVAVRGNWAELVTSLTPCLMGYGTASKLVEKNITTKDPMYLAWLDVYNSDDYQNAMVTGRKMMNEIAATYPPEQIETLITIYAEVCELETKFWDAALNYE, encoded by the coding sequence ATGTCGTTCAGTAAAATTGTCGTGAACACACCACCTCCATATTTGTCGCTCTCGAAAGATGAGCATCTGCCAGTCGTTATGACTGTAGCCGGGTCCGATTGCAGCGGGGGTGCTGGTGTCGAGGCTGATGTGAAGACCATCAGTGCACACAGATGCTACGCCATGACCTGTGTGGCTGCCCTAACTATTCAGACCCCTCTGGCAGTGTACGGTATTCAAGACACCCCAGGAAAAGTCGTATCTCAGATTCTGGATGTAAATCTGAAAGACATGAAGTGCGATGTCATCAAAACTGGTATGCTGACCGTTGATGTCATTCATGCTTTGAGTGAAAAATTGCAAAGCATTCCAGATGCGCAAAGACCCAAGTTGGTCGTAGATCCTGTTTTGGTGGCTACAGTGGGTTCTGCGTTGGCCTCAGAAGATGTTGTGACCGTCATTAAGAAAGATTTGACCCCCATGGCTGATATCATAACACCAAATATCCCAGAATGTTTCAAATTGGTCGGGAAAACTTGCAAGATTGAAAAGCTAGAGGACGTGTTCCAACTGGCTAAAGACGTTTCCAAAGAATGCAACTGTGCAAACGTTTTGGTCAAAGGTGGGCATATTCCCTGGAGCGGGTCTGAGGACAGATACATCACTGATGTGTTGTTGGTTGGCGCTGAAAAGAAGTTTATCGTGTTCAAGGGACATTTCACCGAAACCACGCATACCCACGGTACCGGCTGTACGTTAGCCTCTGCGATTGCTTCTAACGTTGCCCGCGGTTATTCGATCCCACAATCAGTGTATGGGGCCATTGAATACGTTCAAAACGCAGTTTCTATTGGCTGCGAGGTCGCTCAAGACCACGTCAAGTCGAACGGTCCTATCAACCATGTGTATGCAGTCGGAATCCCATTAGAGAGGATGGTCGAAGACGAATGTTTTTCCGCACACGAGATTGTTGTCAATGGCAACAACGGTAAAGTAAACCCCCAAATTACCAATGACCTGCCCttgatgaagaaggacTTTACATCTTATCTGGAAAATCACCCAAAGGTTAAGCCACATTGGGAGAGTTACGTCAATCACGAGTTCGTGAAGAAGATTGCTGACGGCACTTTAAAGCGTTCCAAGTTTCAGTTTTTTATTGAACAAGACTATGCGTACCTGGTAGATTATGCGAGAGTGCACTGTATTGCCGCTAGTAAGGCCCCATTGTTATCCGACATGGAGAAGGAACTCACCATAGTTGGCGGAGTCAAAAAAGAGATGGTCCATCACAAGGAAAGATTGAAGAGCGACTTCGGCGTCAAGGACGATTCGTACTTCGACCACATTAAGAGAGGGCCCGCTTTGAAGACGTACTCCAGATACTTTGCGGATGTTGCCGTGAGAGGCAACTGGGCAGAACTAGTAACCTCTTTAACTCCATGCCTAATGGGGTACGGTACCGCCTCGAAACTTGTCGAGAAGAATATCACAACGAAGGATCCAATGTACCTTGCTTGGCTAGACGTTTACAATTCGGACGACTATCAAAACGCTATGGTCACTGGTAGAAAAATGATGAACGAGATTGCCGCGACGTATCCACCTGAACAAATCGAGACTTTGATCACCATCTATGCAGAAGTGTGTGAGTTGGAAACCAAATTCTGGGATGCTGCCCTAAACTACGAATAA